A window from Symphalangus syndactylus isolate Jambi chromosome 22, NHGRI_mSymSyn1-v2.1_pri, whole genome shotgun sequence encodes these proteins:
- the LIMS2 gene encoding LOW QUALITY PROTEIN: LIM and senescent cell antigen-like-containing domain protein 2 (The sequence of the model RefSeq protein was modified relative to this genomic sequence to represent the inferred CDS: deleted 3 bases in 3 codons), which yields MTGSNMSDALANAVCQRCQARFAPAERIVNSNGELYHEHCFVCAQCFRPFPEGLFYEFEGRKYCEHDFQMLFAPCCGSCGEFIIGRVIKAMNNNWHPGCFRCELCDVELADLGFVKNAGRHLCRPCHNREKAKGLGRYICQRCHLVIDEQPLMFRSDAYHPDHFNCTHCGKELTAEARELKGELYCLPCHDKMGVPICGACRRPIEGRVVNALGKQWHVEHFVCAKCEKPFLGHRHYEKKGLAYCETHYNQLFGDVCYNCSHVIEGDVVSALNKAWCVSCFSCSTCNSKLTLKNKFVEFDMKPVCKRCYEKFPLELKKRLKKLSELTSRKPSPRPRTSTLPEGPPAQHLLAPPPSPLPLSMLGPLIPVHLHPPHLTLPFSFLIASSLPVPSSLPSPCLSSPWLWLLPVRRQELGSGSP from the exons CAATATGTCGGATGCCTTGGCCAATGCCGTGTGCCAGCGCTGCCAGGCCCGCTTCGCCCCCGCCGAGCGCATCGTCAACAGCAATGGGGAGCTGTACCATGAGCACTGCTTCGTGTGTGCCCAGTGCTTCCGGCCCTTCCCCGAGGGGCTCTTCTATGAG TTTGAAGGCCGGAAGTACTGCGAACACGACTTCCAAATGCTGTTTGCTCCGTGCTGCGGATCCTGCG GTGAGTTCATCATTGGCCGCGTCATCAAGGCCATGAACAACAACTGGCACCCGGGCTGCTTCCGCTGCGAGCTGTGTGATGTGGAGCTGGCTGACCTGGGCTTTGTGAAGAATGCCGGCAG gCATCTCTGCCGGCCTTGCCACAACCGTGAGAAGGCCAAGGGCCTGGGCAGGTACATCTGCCAGCGGTGCCACCTGGTCATCGACGAGCAGCCCCTCATGTTCAGGAGCGACGCCTACCACCCTGACCACTTCAACTGCACCCACTGTGG GAAGGAGCTGACGGCTGAGGCCCGCGAGCTGAAGGGTGAGCTCTACTGCCTGCCCTGCCATGACAAGATGGGCGTCCCTATCTGCGGGGCCTGCCGCCGGCCCATTGAGGGCCGAGTGGTCAACGCGCTGGGCAAGCAGTGGCACGTGGAG CACTTTGTCTGCGCCAAGTGTGAGAAGCCATTCCTGGGGCACCGGCACTATGAGAAGAAGGGCCTGGCCTACTGCGAGACTCACTACAACCAG CTCTTCGGGGACGTCTGCTACAACTGCAGCCATGTGATTGAAGGCGATG TGGTGTCGGCCCTCAACAAGGCCTGGTGTGTGAGCTGCTTCTCCTGCTCCACCTGCAACAGCAAGCTCACCCTGAA GAACAAGTTTGTGGAGTTTGACATGAAGCCCGTGTGTAAGAGGTGCTACGAGAAGTTCCCGCTGGAGCTGAAGAAGCGGCTGAAGAAGCTGTCAGAGCTGACCTCCCGCAAG CCCAGCCCAAGGCCGCGGACCTCAACTCTGCCTGAAGGCCCTCCTGCACAG CACCTCTTGGCCCCTCCGCCTTCTCCCCTCCCGCTGTCCATGCTTGGCCCCCTCATCCCCGTCCACCTGCACCCTCCGCATCTTaccctccccttctctttcctcaTTGCCTCCTCCCTTCCTGTTCCCTCATCTCTGCCTTCC CCATGTCTCTCTTCTCCTTGGCTGTGGCTTCTGCCTGTGAGGAGGCAGGAGCTGGGGAGTGGGAGCCCTTAA
- the GPR17 gene encoding uracil nucleotide/cysteinyl leukotriene receptor isoform X1, with translation MGLPLLEEMLPPGGGSTLGEKILPAGLILRHRLLLNTGLPTCQDVQTELVGWVQKASKMLRLSGSDSSQSMNGLEVAPPGLITNFSLATAEQCGQETPLENMLFASFYLLDFILAFVGNTLALWLFIRDHKSGTPANVFLMHLAVADLSCVLVLPTRLVYHFSGNHWPFGEIACRLTGFLFYLNMYASIYFLTCISADRFLAIVHPVKSLKLRRPLYAHLACAFLWVVVAVAMAPLLASPQTVQTNHTVVCLQLYREKASHHALVSLAVAFTFPFVTTVTCYLLIIRSLRQGLRVEKRLKTKAVRTIAIVLAIFLVCFVPYHVNRSVYVLHHRSRGASCATQRILALGNRITSCLTSLNGALDPIIYFFVAEKFRHALCNLLCGKRLKGPPPSFEGKTNESSLSAKSEL, from the exons ATGGGTCTTCCCCTCCTGGAAGAGATGCTGCCCCCTGGTGGTGGATCTACTCTGGGAGAGAAAATACTCCCAGCTGGCCTGATACTCAGGCACAGGCTTCTCCTAAACACAGGTCTCCCCACCTGTCAGGATGTCCAAACGGAGTTGGTGGGCTGGGTCCAGAAAGCCTCCAAGATGCTGAGACTCTCAG GCTCTGACTCCAGCCAAAGCATGAATGGCCTTGAAGTGGCCCCCCCAGGTCTGATCACCAACTTCTCCCTGGCCACGGCAGAGCAATGTGGCCAGGAGACGCCACTGGAGAACATGCTGTTTGCCTCCTTCTACCTTCTGGATTTTATCCTGGCTTTCGTTGGCAATACCCTGGCCCTGTGGCTTTTCATCCGAGACCACAAGTCCGGGACCCCAGCCAACGTGTTCCTGATGCATCTGGCCGTGGCCGACTTGTCATGCGTGCTGGTCCTGCCCACCCGCCTGGTCTACCACTTCTCTGGGAACCACTGGCCGTTTGGGGAAATCGCATGCCGTCTCACCGGCTTCCTCTTCTACCTCAACATGTACGCCAGCATCTACTTCCTCACCTGCATCAGCGCCGACCGCTTCCTGGCCATCGTGCACCCGGTCAAGTCCCTCAAGCTCCGCAGGCCCCTCTACGCACACCTGGCCTGTGCCTTCCTGTGGGTGGTGGTGGCCGTGGCCATGGCCCCGCTGCTGGCGAGTCCGCAGACCGTGCAGACCAACCACACGGTGGTCTGCCTGCAGCTGTACCGGGAGAAGGCCTCCCACCATGCCCTGGTGTCCCTGGCCGTGGCCTTCACCTTCCCATTCGTCACCACGGTCACCTGCTACCTGCTGATCATCCGCAGCCTGAGGCAGGGCCTGCGTGTGGAGAAGCGCCTCAAGACCAAGGCAGTGCGCACGATCGCCATAGTGCTGGCCATCTTCCTGGTCTGCTTCGTGCCCTACCACGTCAACCGCTCCGTCTACGTGCTGCACCACCGCAGCCGTGGGGCCTCCTGCGCCACCCAGCGCATCCTGGCCCTGGGAAACCGCATCACCTCCTGCCTCACCAGCCTCAACGGGGCGCTCGACCCCATCATTTATTTCTTCGTGGCTGAGAAGTTCCGCCACGCCCTGTGCAACTTGCTCTGTGGCAAAAGGCTCAAGGGCCCGCCCCCCAGCTTCGAAGGGAAAACCAACGAGAGCTCGCTGAGTGCCAAGTCAGAGCTGTGA
- the GPR17 gene encoding uracil nucleotide/cysteinyl leukotriene receptor isoform X2 yields the protein MNGLEVAPPGLITNFSLATAEQCGQETPLENMLFASFYLLDFILAFVGNTLALWLFIRDHKSGTPANVFLMHLAVADLSCVLVLPTRLVYHFSGNHWPFGEIACRLTGFLFYLNMYASIYFLTCISADRFLAIVHPVKSLKLRRPLYAHLACAFLWVVVAVAMAPLLASPQTVQTNHTVVCLQLYREKASHHALVSLAVAFTFPFVTTVTCYLLIIRSLRQGLRVEKRLKTKAVRTIAIVLAIFLVCFVPYHVNRSVYVLHHRSRGASCATQRILALGNRITSCLTSLNGALDPIIYFFVAEKFRHALCNLLCGKRLKGPPPSFEGKTNESSLSAKSEL from the coding sequence ATGAATGGCCTTGAAGTGGCCCCCCCAGGTCTGATCACCAACTTCTCCCTGGCCACGGCAGAGCAATGTGGCCAGGAGACGCCACTGGAGAACATGCTGTTTGCCTCCTTCTACCTTCTGGATTTTATCCTGGCTTTCGTTGGCAATACCCTGGCCCTGTGGCTTTTCATCCGAGACCACAAGTCCGGGACCCCAGCCAACGTGTTCCTGATGCATCTGGCCGTGGCCGACTTGTCATGCGTGCTGGTCCTGCCCACCCGCCTGGTCTACCACTTCTCTGGGAACCACTGGCCGTTTGGGGAAATCGCATGCCGTCTCACCGGCTTCCTCTTCTACCTCAACATGTACGCCAGCATCTACTTCCTCACCTGCATCAGCGCCGACCGCTTCCTGGCCATCGTGCACCCGGTCAAGTCCCTCAAGCTCCGCAGGCCCCTCTACGCACACCTGGCCTGTGCCTTCCTGTGGGTGGTGGTGGCCGTGGCCATGGCCCCGCTGCTGGCGAGTCCGCAGACCGTGCAGACCAACCACACGGTGGTCTGCCTGCAGCTGTACCGGGAGAAGGCCTCCCACCATGCCCTGGTGTCCCTGGCCGTGGCCTTCACCTTCCCATTCGTCACCACGGTCACCTGCTACCTGCTGATCATCCGCAGCCTGAGGCAGGGCCTGCGTGTGGAGAAGCGCCTCAAGACCAAGGCAGTGCGCACGATCGCCATAGTGCTGGCCATCTTCCTGGTCTGCTTCGTGCCCTACCACGTCAACCGCTCCGTCTACGTGCTGCACCACCGCAGCCGTGGGGCCTCCTGCGCCACCCAGCGCATCCTGGCCCTGGGAAACCGCATCACCTCCTGCCTCACCAGCCTCAACGGGGCGCTCGACCCCATCATTTATTTCTTCGTGGCTGAGAAGTTCCGCCACGCCCTGTGCAACTTGCTCTGTGGCAAAAGGCTCAAGGGCCCGCCCCCCAGCTTCGAAGGGAAAACCAACGAGAGCTCGCTGAGTGCCAAGTCAGAGCTGTGA